The Amycolatopsis sp. 195334CR genome window below encodes:
- a CDS encoding sensor histidine kinase: MNPFWTTRRTGLFLVVVNLPIAVAPPVFTIVGTPTTPPTEYPAVIPIALGLLLAALEVRHSMAAARGDRPAGWQWTLAAMAVLAYLPFVWFGSPWLDAQVLLAASALMVVPRRCAVPVAAVPLVVTAVSSALQAGPEDDVLQFGYMVLSGILLSIIAVALYGAARLVRLVDELQAARTELGELAAERERLRLSRDLHDLLGQSLFAVSLKGDLAIRLLRQEPGKAKAEIESLVEVAQEALRGVRAVTRDEHVASLPKETDGAAALLAAAGIDARIELDLPPPHELPDRVHATLAWALREGVTNILRHSQASRCAITGRTRDGRYALEIVNDGAGDGFGEGSGLAGLSDRVAALSGSAVAEHTGDGRFRLSVEIPREAT; this comes from the coding sequence GTGAACCCCTTCTGGACCACCCGGCGGACCGGGTTGTTCCTGGTCGTGGTCAACCTGCCGATCGCGGTCGCACCACCGGTGTTCACCATCGTCGGCACCCCGACCACCCCGCCGACGGAGTACCCGGCGGTGATCCCGATCGCGCTCGGGCTGCTGCTGGCCGCGCTGGAGGTGCGGCACAGCATGGCCGCGGCCCGCGGCGACCGCCCGGCCGGCTGGCAGTGGACGCTGGCCGCGATGGCGGTGCTGGCGTACCTCCCGTTCGTCTGGTTCGGCAGTCCGTGGCTGGACGCGCAGGTGCTGCTCGCCGCGTCGGCGCTGATGGTGGTGCCCCGGCGGTGCGCGGTGCCGGTGGCCGCCGTGCCGCTGGTGGTCACCGCGGTCTCCTCGGCGCTGCAGGCCGGCCCGGAGGACGACGTGCTCCAGTTCGGTTACATGGTGCTGTCCGGGATCCTCCTTTCGATCATCGCCGTGGCCCTCTACGGCGCGGCACGGCTGGTCCGGCTGGTCGACGAACTCCAGGCCGCTCGCACCGAGCTCGGGGAGCTGGCGGCCGAGCGGGAGCGGCTGCGCCTTTCCCGCGACCTGCACGACCTGCTGGGGCAGAGCCTGTTCGCGGTGTCGCTCAAGGGGGATCTGGCCATCCGCCTGCTGAGGCAGGAGCCCGGCAAGGCGAAGGCGGAGATCGAGAGCCTGGTCGAGGTGGCGCAGGAGGCCCTGCGCGGGGTGCGGGCGGTGACGCGGGACGAGCACGTGGCGTCGCTGCCGAAGGAGACCGACGGCGCGGCGGCCCTGCTGGCGGCGGCGGGCATCGACGCGCGGATCGAGCTGGACCTGCCACCCCCGCACGAACTGCCCGACCGGGTACACGCCACGCTCGCCTGGGCCCTGCGCGAGGGGGTGACGAATATCCTCAGGCACAGCCAGGCCAGCAGGTGCGCGATCACCGGGCGGACGCGGGACGGCCGGTACGCACTGGAGATCGTCAACGACGGCGCGGGCGACGGGTTCGGGGAAGGCAGCGGGCTCGCCGGGTTGTCGGACCGGGTGGCCGCGCTGTCCGGTTCGGCGGTGGCCGAGCACACCGGCGACGGCCGGTTCCGGTTGTCGGTAGAGATTCCGCGGGAGGCAACGTGA
- a CDS encoding pyridoxamine 5'-phosphate oxidase family protein has protein sequence MDGPSFDLPGFLAERLRPASVATTGRAGGPALATMWFLAEDNRFWFNTPNDQPSPFLAAARAGREVAVLVSTFDPPGDVRQLRTTGPARIEATDAERLRRLYLRYVPQWTDEWAAHALSPKFTLWSMSPERGMAVAFPDLADSPTFRWSEPLVTGPPAPRRDSSAG, from the coding sequence ATGGACGGACCCAGCTTCGACCTGCCGGGCTTCCTCGCCGAGCGCCTCCGCCCGGCGAGCGTGGCCACCACCGGCCGGGCGGGTGGACCGGCGCTGGCGACCATGTGGTTCCTCGCCGAGGACAACCGCTTCTGGTTCAACACCCCGAACGACCAGCCGAGCCCGTTCCTCGCCGCGGCACGGGCCGGGCGCGAGGTCGCCGTGCTGGTGTCGACCTTCGACCCGCCCGGCGACGTGCGGCAACTGCGCACGACCGGCCCGGCGCGGATCGAGGCCACCGACGCCGAGCGGCTGCGCCGGCTCTACCTCCGTTACGTTCCACAATGGACAGACGAGTGGGCGGCGCACGCGCTCTCGCCGAAGTTCACGCTGTGGTCCATGTCGCCGGAACGCGGGATGGCGGTGGCCTTCCCCGACCTCGCCGACAGCCCGACCTTCCGCTGGTCGGAGCCGCTGGTCACGGGACCGCCTGCACCTCGGCGGGACTCGTCAGCCGGGTGA
- a CDS encoding metal-dependent hydrolase: MMGRTHALTGWCAGLGLAPVVGAGTVHQAVAFAATTAGFALLPDLDHPGARASKLLGPITGGLSWLLRRASAALYKVTKGPKDERRTGTHRHLSHTVLFAAALGLLTAWGTEAGGHWAVAGVVIFGLLLAEDALGDWVLPVAGVAIVWWIFSVGPDAFGELEQISGWLGIAVAAGCFTHCLGDSLTESGCPFLFPLLIKGETWYEIRPPRKLRFRTGKNVENRLVFPVFLVLAVLLVPGVWEFLVDNFTRLTSPAEVQAVP, from the coding sequence ATGATGGGGCGGACGCACGCGCTCACCGGCTGGTGCGCGGGGCTGGGACTGGCGCCGGTGGTCGGCGCGGGCACGGTGCACCAGGCGGTCGCGTTCGCCGCCACCACCGCGGGTTTCGCCCTGCTGCCCGATCTCGACCACCCCGGCGCCCGGGCGTCGAAGCTGCTCGGGCCGATCACCGGCGGGTTGTCGTGGTTGCTGCGCCGGGCCTCGGCCGCGCTCTACAAGGTGACCAAGGGGCCCAAGGACGAACGGCGGACCGGTACGCACCGGCACCTGTCGCACACCGTGTTGTTCGCCGCCGCGCTCGGCCTGCTCACCGCGTGGGGCACCGAAGCGGGCGGGCACTGGGCGGTCGCCGGCGTGGTGATCTTCGGCCTGCTGCTGGCCGAGGACGCGCTGGGCGACTGGGTGCTCCCGGTGGCCGGGGTGGCGATCGTCTGGTGGATCTTCAGCGTCGGGCCGGACGCGTTCGGCGAGCTGGAGCAGATCTCCGGCTGGCTGGGCATCGCGGTCGCGGCGGGCTGCTTCACGCACTGCCTCGGTGATTCGCTGACCGAATCCGGTTGCCCGTTCCTGTTCCCGCTGCTGATCAAGGGCGAGACCTGGTACGAGATCCGGCCGCCGCGCAAGCTGCGGTTCCGCACCGGCAAGAACGTGGAGAACCGCCTGGTCTTCCCGGTGTTCCTGGTGCTGGCCGTGTTGCTGGTGCCCGGCGTGTGGGAGTTCCTGGTGGACAACTTCACCCGGCTGACGAGTCCCGCCGAGGTGCAGGCGGTCCCGTGA
- a CDS encoding GNAT family N-acetyltransferase yields MTGNQLLNWSVARVAPTEPEALRALFRYYDEIGSRYYGRPMEPGEVEQIMIDFPSDDLAPPTGAFLLARLDGEVAGCVGVRVYSPEIAELTRMFVDGAHRGSGCAGVLMRAAEDAAREFGAKSMWLNTRDDLVEARALYARRGYQPIPPYGDDPYAEHWFGKGL; encoded by the coding sequence GTGACTGGAAACCAGCTGCTCAACTGGTCGGTGGCCCGCGTCGCGCCCACCGAGCCCGAAGCGCTGCGGGCGTTGTTCCGCTACTACGACGAGATCGGCAGCAGGTACTACGGGCGGCCGATGGAACCGGGCGAGGTCGAGCAGATCATGATCGACTTCCCCAGTGACGACCTGGCGCCGCCGACCGGCGCATTCCTGCTCGCGCGGCTCGACGGCGAGGTGGCCGGGTGCGTCGGGGTCCGGGTGTACTCCCCGGAGATCGCCGAGCTGACCAGGATGTTCGTCGACGGCGCCCACCGCGGGTCCGGGTGCGCCGGGGTGCTGATGCGCGCGGCCGAGGACGCGGCACGCGAGTTCGGCGCGAAGTCCATGTGGCTCAACACCCGTGACGACCTGGTCGAGGCGCGGGCGCTCTACGCCCGGCGCGGCTACCAGCCGATTCCGCCCTACGGCGACGATCCGTACGCCGAGCACTGGTTCGGCAAGGGGCTTTGA
- a CDS encoding type II toxin-antitoxin system PemK/MazF family toxin, whose product MTPPPRRGEIRRVAGDSGRRVLVYSGNMFNDLPDVPYVITMEITSVPEPMDVALADGARVAYTRLDHLPKSLLGDRLGTVPHEVMERINTRLFMVLATQ is encoded by the coding sequence GTGACTCCTCCGCCGCGTAGGGGCGAGATCCGGCGGGTCGCCGGTGACTCCGGCCGCCGGGTGCTCGTCTACTCGGGCAACATGTTCAACGACCTGCCGGACGTGCCGTACGTGATCACCATGGAGATCACCTCGGTACCGGAACCGATGGACGTCGCGCTGGCCGACGGCGCGCGGGTCGCCTACACCCGGCTGGACCACCTGCCGAAGTCGCTGCTCGGCGACCGGCTCGGCACGGTGCCGCACGAGGTGATGGAGCGGATCAACACCCGGCTGTTCATGGTGCTGGCCACGCAATGA
- a CDS encoding DUF2238 domain-containing protein — translation MIRRAEVLIALAVVAAALLWSGIGAKSPLTWLLEVVWIFIGGALLLVYRKRFPPTRLLLWLLVFHALVLCYGGHYTYAETPLGNWVQETWGTSRNHYDRFAHVVQGFVPAILVRELLLRLTPLRRGGWTFVLTASVCLAFAACFEFVEWGSAVVLGGGADDFLGTQGDIWDTQWDMFLCLCGAVAAQLLLRRPHDRQLSALSPGAP, via the coding sequence ATGATCCGCCGCGCCGAAGTGCTCATCGCGCTGGCCGTGGTCGCGGCCGCGCTGCTGTGGTCGGGGATCGGCGCGAAGAGCCCGCTGACCTGGTTGCTCGAAGTGGTCTGGATCTTCATCGGCGGGGCGCTGCTGCTGGTCTACCGCAAGCGCTTCCCGCCGACCCGGCTGCTGCTCTGGTTGCTCGTCTTCCACGCGCTGGTGCTCTGCTACGGCGGCCACTACACCTACGCCGAAACCCCGCTCGGCAACTGGGTCCAGGAAACCTGGGGCACCTCGCGCAACCACTACGACCGGTTCGCGCACGTCGTGCAGGGCTTCGTGCCCGCCATCCTGGTGCGTGAACTGCTGCTGCGGCTGACCCCGCTGCGCCGGGGCGGCTGGACGTTCGTGCTCACCGCAAGCGTTTGCCTCGCCTTCGCGGCCTGCTTCGAGTTCGTCGAATGGGGTTCGGCCGTGGTGCTCGGCGGTGGCGCCGACGACTTCCTCGGCACCCAGGGCGACATCTGGGACACCCAGTGGGACATGTTCCTCTGCCTGTGCGGCGCCGTCGCGGCCCAACTGCTGCTCCGGCGCCCGCACGACCGGCAGCTCAGTGCTCTGAGTCCAGGTGCTCCATGA
- a CDS encoding aldo/keto reductase, giving the protein MRTRSLGTTGPELPVLGLGCMGMSDLYGPAVADDGIATIHAALDAGITLLDTGDFYGAGHNELLIERALRGRREKAVISVKFGALRGPSGDWLGFDGRPEAVKNALAYSLGRLGVDHIDIYRPARLDPAVPIEETVGAIAEMIEAGYVKHIGLSEVGAETLRRAAAVHPIADLQIEYSLLSRDIEREILPTCAELGIGLTAYGVLSRGLLSGHWTPGRDLPADDFRAISPRFQGENLRRNLELADALRGVAEAKGATPAAVAIAWVLTRGEHVIPLVGARKPERLTEALAAVDLELTDEDLAAIEGAVPAGAAAGPRYPEPLMEHLDSEH; this is encoded by the coding sequence ATGCGCACCCGTTCACTCGGCACCACCGGCCCCGAGCTCCCCGTGCTGGGACTGGGGTGCATGGGCATGTCGGACCTCTACGGCCCGGCCGTCGCCGACGACGGGATCGCCACCATCCACGCGGCGCTCGACGCGGGCATCACGCTGCTCGACACCGGTGACTTCTACGGCGCCGGGCACAACGAGCTGCTCATCGAGCGGGCGCTGCGCGGTCGCCGGGAGAAGGCCGTGATCAGCGTGAAGTTCGGCGCGCTGCGTGGCCCGTCCGGGGACTGGCTCGGCTTCGACGGCCGCCCCGAAGCGGTGAAGAACGCGCTGGCGTACTCGCTGGGCAGGCTGGGCGTCGACCACATCGACATCTACCGCCCGGCCCGCCTCGACCCGGCGGTGCCGATCGAGGAGACCGTCGGGGCCATCGCGGAGATGATCGAAGCCGGGTACGTCAAGCACATCGGACTGTCCGAAGTGGGGGCCGAGACCCTGCGCCGGGCGGCCGCGGTGCACCCGATCGCGGACCTCCAGATCGAATATTCGCTGCTGTCACGCGACATCGAGCGCGAGATCCTGCCGACCTGCGCCGAACTCGGCATCGGCCTGACCGCGTACGGCGTGCTTTCGCGCGGACTGCTGTCCGGGCACTGGACCCCGGGGCGCGACCTGCCCGCCGACGACTTCCGCGCGATCAGCCCGCGCTTCCAGGGCGAGAACCTGCGCCGCAACCTCGAACTCGCCGACGCGCTGCGCGGGGTCGCCGAAGCCAAGGGCGCCACGCCGGCGGCCGTGGCCATCGCGTGGGTGCTCACCCGCGGCGAGCACGTGATCCCGCTGGTCGGCGCGCGCAAGCCGGAGCGGCTGACCGAAGCGCTGGCCGCGGTCGACCTCGAACTGACCGACGAGGACCTCGCCGCGATCGAGGGCGCCGTGCCCGCCGGTGCCGCCGCCGGACCGCGTTACCCCGAACCGCTCATGGAGCACCTGGACTCAGAGCACTGA
- a CDS encoding SRPBCC family protein, which yields MAKVSVSARIASTPEQTWSVAADLTRFDEWLVLHEGWRSPIPPEITHGTTFTSVVSVKGFRNRITWRVDSYDEPSALSISGDGVGGVRIALALGIRPVASGSEVSIDADVRGKPVFGPVGMAISRAVRGELRRSITNLSALIG from the coding sequence GTGGCCAAGGTGAGCGTGTCGGCTCGAATCGCTTCGACGCCGGAACAGACCTGGTCGGTGGCGGCCGACCTGACCAGGTTCGACGAATGGCTGGTGCTGCACGAAGGCTGGCGCAGCCCGATCCCGCCGGAGATCACCCACGGCACCACGTTCACCTCGGTGGTGTCGGTAAAGGGCTTCCGAAACCGAATCACCTGGCGGGTGGACAGCTACGACGAACCGAGCGCGCTGTCCATCTCCGGGGACGGTGTCGGTGGTGTGCGCATCGCGCTGGCGCTCGGGATCCGGCCGGTGGCCTCGGGCTCGGAGGTCAGCATCGACGCGGACGTGCGGGGAAAGCCGGTGTTCGGCCCGGTCGGCATGGCCATCAGCCGCGCAGTCCGCGGCGAGCTACGACGCTCGATCACCAACCTGAGCGCCCTGATCGGCTGA
- a CDS encoding helix-turn-helix transcriptional regulator codes for MATIQGPVIPRRRIAEHLRRLREEAGRTLEEVASELLISTSKLSRLENAQGSPQSRDVRDLIRLYGIEGTELADKLMRWARNAGKQGWWADYSQTLPSGLDSHIAYETEASVARVYTIPMLPVLLQTPAYIRAIYRSAEPWWSDHDIEELLKVRLLRQSALTSRENQPPLKLIAITHESSVHQLVGTKEIMREQLDHLVERSTEPNIEFRIFPFSSPPLFTSTCMYAYFEYSDAMDRDVVNVETHAGFRYIETTEQVGQYRRYYEDLYNHSLPPEETRALIRSVQEKLFS; via the coding sequence ATGGCAACGATCCAAGGCCCGGTCATCCCGCGGCGGCGCATCGCCGAGCACCTGCGCCGACTGCGCGAGGAAGCCGGGCGCACGCTCGAAGAGGTCGCCTCGGAGCTGTTGATCTCCACTTCGAAGCTGTCCCGGCTGGAGAACGCCCAGGGCAGCCCGCAGTCGCGGGATGTCAGGGACCTGATCCGGCTCTACGGCATCGAAGGCACCGAACTGGCCGACAAGCTCATGCGCTGGGCGCGCAACGCCGGCAAGCAGGGCTGGTGGGCCGACTACTCGCAGACCCTGCCCAGCGGCCTCGACTCGCACATCGCCTACGAGACCGAGGCCTCGGTGGCCAGGGTCTACACCATTCCGATGCTGCCGGTGCTGTTGCAGACCCCCGCCTACATCCGGGCCATCTACCGCAGCGCGGAACCCTGGTGGTCCGACCACGACATCGAAGAACTGCTCAAGGTGCGCCTGCTGCGGCAGTCCGCGCTGACCTCCCGCGAGAACCAGCCGCCGCTCAAGCTCATCGCGATCACGCACGAGTCGAGCGTCCACCAACTGGTCGGCACCAAGGAGATCATGCGCGAGCAGCTGGACCACCTGGTCGAACGCTCCACCGAGCCGAACATCGAGTTCCGGATCTTCCCGTTCTCGTCCCCACCGCTTTTCACCAGCACCTGCATGTACGCGTACTTCGAATACAGCGACGCGATGGATCGCGACGTGGTCAACGTCGAAACCCACGCCGGATTCCGCTACATCGAAACCACCGAACAGGTCGGCCAGTACCGGCGGTACTACGAAGACCTCTACAACCACTCACTGCCACCGGAAGAAACACGCGCACTGATCCGTTCGGTGCAGGAGAAACTGTTCTCCTAG
- a CDS encoding 2OG-Fe dioxygenase family protein, which yields MVITDRELGLPGSVRENIHRDFFQSGVLRNYPGDIPADRERARDVIRYDWHGDELSLREHDCVAIDRRGDWSSERREFEQVPLLGHADCASWIHAAISLVPEPRRQPRGTFGVNLFRTHTNVVTRPHQDEEEFIFVYVVDKRGSGAETVLLDVESDAVVLEETLDPGDLLVFEDSRFRHGTTPIIPPVIGTARRDALVCTINFPHTYPLED from the coding sequence GTGGTCATCACCGATCGCGAACTCGGCCTGCCCGGTTCCGTTCGGGAGAACATCCACCGCGACTTCTTCCAGAGCGGAGTGCTGCGGAACTACCCCGGTGACATCCCGGCCGACCGCGAGCGCGCCCGCGACGTGATCCGGTACGACTGGCACGGCGACGAATTGAGCCTGCGCGAACACGACTGCGTCGCCATCGACAGGCGCGGTGACTGGAGTTCGGAGCGCCGGGAATTCGAGCAGGTACCGCTGCTCGGCCACGCCGATTGCGCCAGCTGGATCCACGCGGCGATCTCGCTGGTACCCGAGCCGCGGCGCCAACCGCGCGGCACCTTCGGTGTCAACCTGTTCCGCACCCACACCAACGTGGTCACCCGGCCGCACCAGGACGAGGAGGAGTTCATCTTCGTCTACGTGGTGGACAAACGCGGCAGCGGCGCGGAAACCGTGTTGCTCGACGTCGAGTCGGACGCGGTGGTCCTCGAGGAAACGCTGGACCCGGGTGATCTGCTGGTCTTCGAAGACAGCCGCTTCCGCCACGGCACCACACCGATCATTCCGCCCGTAATCGGTACAGCCCGCCGCGACGCACTGGTCTGCACCATCAACTTCCCGCACACGTACCCGCTCGAAGACTGA
- a CDS encoding GntR family transcriptional regulator, with product MPDNTDGTPKYHQIANSIRQQIITGELKPGDSVPSERRLEKDWNVARPTAADALRLLRHQGYVESRHGSGTYVRADLPGGHGRRFAQPRTIDVSFSGVLEVLLAEETSVPSHVADAFGQHADVPAVRRQVLVNDENGTPSELRTSWFTKELAEQAPLLLDRTKSPTTIDEYVTAQTGRKPSYGRDQVSARLATANEQARLTLPNPSAVLEQHLILFDAEGNAIRFDESVYPAEVWKLLYPYPLS from the coding sequence ATGCCGGACAACACTGACGGAACTCCGAAATACCACCAGATCGCGAACAGCATCCGCCAGCAGATCATCACTGGCGAGCTGAAGCCTGGGGACAGCGTGCCGTCGGAGCGCCGCCTCGAAAAGGACTGGAACGTCGCCAGGCCGACGGCCGCGGACGCACTGCGCCTGTTGCGACATCAAGGATACGTGGAGAGCCGCCACGGTTCGGGCACCTACGTGCGCGCCGATCTCCCCGGCGGTCACGGGCGCCGGTTCGCGCAACCGCGCACGATCGACGTGAGCTTCAGCGGCGTGCTCGAGGTGCTGCTGGCCGAGGAGACCTCGGTGCCTTCGCACGTCGCCGACGCGTTCGGCCAGCATGCCGACGTGCCCGCGGTGCGGCGGCAGGTGCTCGTCAACGACGAGAACGGCACCCCGTCCGAGCTGCGCACCTCGTGGTTCACCAAGGAGCTCGCCGAGCAGGCGCCACTGCTGCTCGACCGCACCAAGTCACCAACCACGATCGACGAGTACGTGACGGCGCAGACCGGCCGCAAGCCCTCCTACGGCCGCGACCAGGTGTCCGCCCGGCTCGCCACGGCGAACGAACAGGCGCGGCTGACCCTGCCGAACCCGTCGGCCGTGCTCGAACAGCACCTGATCCTGTTCGACGCCGAGGGCAACGCCATCCGGTTCGACGAATCGGTGTACCCCGCCGAGGTGTGGAAGCTGCTCTACCCGTACCCCCTCTCCTGA
- a CDS encoding M14 family zinc carboxypeptidase, which translates to MKRIIGVLAALVFTTAVAAPAQAAGERKLDPRPSTAKLAWELQKLPWQSHGRVQVGKIGKSNEGRPVWHAKVGTGPLRILYVTQQHGDEPLGTPAALEFLRQVGTGNGSWQRKLRSQVTVDIVVRANPDGHERDWRFNYDPDADPEYGEKGKGYDINRYHDPAVAPEDNPATEAGLIQRHAAAFKPSIVVDYHMQGRYRGDDGREITASAMWPTHPDVEPAAVDYAKQLTVLAQRAMDAGGGNVSQYPGGDYQGIARNGYGLTGAGSVLIELSDMGPEHEQAQIRSALAAMLAIAKGAGDGSVDDIDPALAEQIPPRGAPIGSADAAHHH; encoded by the coding sequence ATGAAGCGGATCATCGGCGTACTCGCCGCTCTCGTGTTCACCACCGCGGTCGCCGCACCGGCCCAGGCCGCCGGGGAACGCAAGCTCGACCCACGGCCCAGCACGGCGAAACTGGCCTGGGAACTGCAGAAGCTGCCCTGGCAGAGCCACGGCAGAGTCCAGGTCGGCAAGATCGGCAAGTCCAACGAAGGCCGCCCAGTCTGGCACGCCAAGGTCGGCACCGGCCCGCTGCGCATCCTCTACGTCACGCAGCAACACGGCGACGAACCGCTCGGCACACCGGCCGCGCTGGAGTTCCTGCGCCAGGTCGGCACCGGCAACGGGAGTTGGCAGCGCAAGCTCCGTTCGCAGGTCACCGTGGACATCGTGGTCCGCGCGAACCCGGACGGGCACGAGCGCGACTGGCGCTTCAACTACGACCCGGACGCCGATCCCGAGTACGGCGAAAAGGGCAAGGGCTACGACATCAACCGCTACCACGACCCGGCAGTGGCGCCGGAGGACAACCCCGCCACCGAAGCGGGTCTGATCCAGCGGCACGCCGCGGCCTTCAAGCCGTCCATCGTGGTCGACTACCACATGCAGGGCCGCTACCGCGGTGACGACGGGCGCGAGATCACCGCGTCCGCGATGTGGCCGACCCACCCGGATGTGGAGCCGGCCGCGGTCGACTACGCCAAGCAGCTCACCGTGCTGGCCCAGCGGGCAATGGACGCCGGTGGCGGCAACGTCTCGCAGTACCCCGGCGGTGACTACCAGGGCATCGCGCGCAACGGCTACGGCCTGACCGGCGCCGGCAGCGTGTTGATCGAGCTGAGCGACATGGGCCCCGAGCACGAACAGGCGCAGATCCGCTCGGCGCTGGCGGCCATGCTGGCCATCGCGAAGGGTGCCGGTGACGGCTCGGTCGACGACATCGACCCGGCACTGGCCGAGCAGATCCCGCCGCGGGGTGCCCCGATCGGGTCGGCGGACGCTGCGCACCACCACTGA
- a CDS encoding aminotransferase class I/II-fold pyridoxal phosphate-dependent enzyme has protein sequence MNRRRADFTSSLYLGMRHASTELPGWSALTTGRPAVLGLPPIAEGVAKALAELQGTETALLARSTLHAFADSLEVLAGEQTGIVLDVAAHPVARWAVRRAAGLGRPVLRIPHQDLGSLAAALDRLHARGLRPLVVADGVCGGCGKPFPLATAASRLPAKNGLLLLDDSQSLGLFGDRPGPGHPFGDGGGGSLRLAGTKGPVVLVSSLAKAFGAPIAAIAGPAVLTEKIRKHGGSAMHASPPSTVDIAAAAHALRLNQVEGNALRERLAARVRLLRRTCGEQGLPLSGGLFPVQATPPVAARRGKRLLDRLAAAGIDAFLRRDCRGGTALALMVTASHTPGEITETAAVLSAAWNREE, from the coding sequence GTGAACCGGCGCCGGGCGGATTTCACGTCGTCGCTCTACCTGGGCATGCGGCACGCGAGCACGGAACTGCCCGGCTGGTCGGCGCTGACCACCGGGCGGCCCGCCGTGCTGGGGCTGCCCCCGATCGCCGAGGGCGTGGCGAAGGCGCTGGCCGAGTTGCAGGGCACGGAGACGGCGTTGCTCGCGCGCTCGACCCTGCACGCCTTCGCCGACTCACTGGAGGTGCTCGCCGGGGAGCAGACCGGGATCGTGCTGGACGTGGCCGCCCACCCGGTCGCGCGCTGGGCGGTCCGGCGGGCGGCCGGGCTGGGCCGTCCGGTGCTGCGGATCCCGCACCAGGACCTCGGTTCACTGGCCGCCGCGCTCGACCGGCTGCACGCGCGCGGGCTGCGGCCGCTGGTGGTCGCCGACGGCGTGTGCGGTGGGTGCGGGAAGCCGTTCCCGCTGGCCACCGCGGCCAGCAGGCTGCCGGCCAAGAACGGCCTGCTGCTGCTCGACGACAGCCAGTCGCTCGGCCTGTTCGGCGACCGGCCGGGGCCGGGTCACCCGTTCGGCGACGGCGGTGGCGGTTCGTTGCGGCTGGCCGGTACCAAGGGCCCGGTGGTGCTGGTGTCCTCGCTGGCCAAGGCCTTCGGCGCGCCGATCGCCGCGATCGCCGGGCCCGCCGTGCTGACCGAGAAGATCCGCAAGCACGGCGGCAGCGCCATGCACGCCAGCCCGCCGTCCACAGTGGACATCGCGGCGGCGGCGCACGCACTGCGGTTGAACCAGGTGGAGGGCAACGCGCTGCGGGAACGGCTGGCCGCGCGCGTCCGGTTGCTCCGGCGCACCTGCGGGGAGCAGGGCCTGCCGCTGTCCGGCGGGTTGTTCCCGGTGCAGGCAACCCCGCCGGTCGCCGCGCGGCGCGGCAAACGGCTGCTCGACCGGCTGGCCGCGGCCGGCATCGACGCGTTCCTGCGCCGCGACTGCCGCGGGGGCACGGCGCTGGCGCTGATGGTCACGGCGTCCCACACCCCCGGTGAGATCACCGAAACCGCGGCGGTGCTCAGCGCCGCGTGGAACCGCGAGGAATGA